One region of Brachybacterium saurashtrense genomic DNA includes:
- a CDS encoding PhnD/SsuA/transferrin family substrate-binding protein, with protein MRKNLLTTSAAALALLSIVGCSSGSADGADGASGAEEWPEEITISLVPSVEGEDLAEALDPLTAYLSDGLGIEVNGVVATDYAATVEALGADQAQVIITDAGSLYQATEQHGAELVLRDVRFGATSYASIAMTNNPEKYCEDEVVTATYGATGDELAYCNGTETGPEAAGEGPAGLEALAAIDGTVPVALQAATSPAGYQYPIVAMREQGVDTDALQQVPVEGNNNAVLAVQNGDAEVGFAYWDARPTVMEEAPTVGEDTVVFAYTEPIPNGGVAVSSSLPDDLAAELTTLMDDYADSSDEASEVMFDLVGLSDWTADTQPEQIARYGEILEQFAQ; from the coding sequence ATGCGCAAGAACCTCCTGACCACCTCCGCCGCCGCGCTCGCGCTGCTGAGCATCGTCGGCTGCTCCTCCGGCTCCGCGGACGGCGCCGACGGTGCCTCCGGCGCAGAGGAGTGGCCCGAGGAGATCACCATCTCCCTGGTCCCCTCCGTGGAGGGCGAGGACCTCGCCGAGGCCCTCGACCCGCTCACCGCCTACCTCTCCGACGGCCTCGGCATCGAGGTCAACGGGGTGGTCGCCACCGACTACGCCGCCACCGTGGAGGCGCTCGGCGCGGACCAGGCGCAGGTGATCATCACCGACGCCGGCTCGCTCTACCAGGCCACCGAGCAGCACGGCGCGGAGCTCGTGCTGCGCGACGTGCGCTTCGGCGCCACCTCCTACGCCTCGATCGCGATGACGAACAACCCCGAGAAGTACTGCGAGGACGAGGTGGTCACCGCCACCTACGGCGCCACCGGCGACGAGCTGGCCTACTGCAACGGCACCGAGACCGGCCCCGAGGCCGCCGGCGAGGGACCCGCCGGGCTCGAGGCGCTCGCCGCGATCGACGGCACCGTCCCCGTCGCGCTCCAGGCGGCCACCTCCCCGGCCGGGTACCAGTACCCGATCGTGGCGATGCGCGAGCAGGGCGTGGACACCGACGCCCTGCAGCAGGTGCCCGTCGAGGGGAACAACAACGCCGTGCTCGCGGTGCAGAACGGCGACGCGGAGGTGGGCTTCGCCTACTGGGACGCCCGCCCGACGGTCATGGAGGAGGCGCCGACGGTGGGCGAGGACACCGTGGTGTTCGCGTACACCGAGCCGATCCCCAACGGCGGCGTGGCCGTCTCCTCCTCGCTGCCCGATGATCTCGCCGCGGAGCTCACCACGTTGATGGACGACTACGCGGACTCCTCCGACGAGGCCTCCGAGGTCATGTTCGACCTGGTGGGCCTCTCGGACTGGACGGCGGACACGCAGCCGGAGCAGATCGCCCGCTACGGCGAGATCCTGGAGCAGTTCGCGCAGTGA
- a CDS encoding HAD family hydrolase, with protein MTVRPTLVLDFDGTLALGRGPLQAYVGALAAQLEDPARRDRVSSACLAAVAAFDAGTTSHRDAYDAVRTAALAEGVADDQLGRAYLASRELLGTPEAPVLAPDGLAAFLAEISLSATCVLATNAPEIGVDRALRSLGIAETLTARHHDLGKPSGLEPLVAGLLSHGPVLAVGDIWEFDLAPAHRLGADTALVGVRETPEARPTMRGASLSALFDPIRDWVSAQRLRTPA; from the coding sequence GTGACCGTTCGCCCCACCCTCGTGCTCGACTTCGACGGGACCCTCGCCCTCGGGCGGGGCCCGCTGCAGGCCTACGTCGGCGCCCTCGCGGCGCAGCTCGAGGATCCCGCCCGGCGCGATCGGGTCTCGTCGGCCTGCCTCGCCGCCGTCGCGGCGTTCGACGCCGGCACCACCTCGCATCGCGACGCCTACGACGCGGTGCGCACCGCCGCTCTCGCCGAGGGCGTCGCCGACGACCAGCTGGGCCGCGCCTACCTGGCCAGCCGCGAGCTGCTGGGCACTCCGGAGGCGCCGGTCCTCGCGCCGGACGGCCTCGCCGCGTTCCTCGCCGAGATCTCCCTGTCGGCCACCTGCGTGCTCGCCACGAACGCCCCGGAGATCGGCGTGGACCGGGCGCTGCGCTCCCTCGGGATCGCGGAGACGCTCACCGCCCGGCACCACGACCTCGGCAAGCCGTCGGGCCTGGAGCCCCTGGTCGCCGGCCTCCTCTCCCACGGCCCCGTCCTCGCCGTCGGGGACATCTGGGAGTTCGATCTGGCGCCCGCCCACCGCCTCGGCGCGGACACCGCCCTGGTGGGCGTGCGCGAGACCCCCGAAGCCCGCCCCACGATGCGGGGCGCGTCCCTGTCCGCTCTCTTCGACCCGATCCGCGACTGGGTCTCCGCCCAGCGCCTCCGCACCCCCGCCTGA